A portion of the Equus przewalskii isolate Varuska unplaced genomic scaffold, EquPr2 ChrUn-12, whole genome shotgun sequence genome contains these proteins:
- the CHD1L gene encoding chromodomain-helicase-DNA-binding protein 1-like isoform X3, producing the protein MERASAATRGGYVPGFLLALQTKSGAEAPRALVQEQELRQWGLTGIHLHSYQLEGVNWLAQRFHCQNGCILGDEMGLGKTCQAIALFIYLAGRLNDEGPFLILCPLSVLSNWKEEMERFAPGLSCVTYAGDKEERAHLQQDLKQEACFHVLLTTYEICLKDASFLKSFPWSVLVVDEAHRLKNQGSLLHKTLSEFSVVFSLLLTGTPIQNSLQELYSLLSFVEPDLFSKEQVEDFVQRYQDIEKESESASELHQLLQPFLLRRVKAEVATELPKKTEVVIYHGMSALQKKYYKAILMKDLDAFENETAKKVKLQNVLSQLRKCVDHPYLFDGVEPEPFEIGDHLIEASGKLHLLDKLLAFLYSRSHRVLLFSQMTQMLDILQDYMDYRGYSYERVDGSVRGEERHLAIKNFGQKPIFIFLLSTRAGGVGMNLTAADTVIFVDSDFNPQNDLQAAARAHRIGQNKSVKVIRLIGRDTVEEIVCRKAASKLQLTNTIIEGGHFTLGAQKPAADADLQLSEILKFGLDKLLSSEGSTMDDIDLESILGETKDGQWVSDALPTAEEGSREQEEGKNHMYLFEGKDYSKEPSKEDRQSFKQLVTLQKTLLEETSQEGRLLRNKGSVLIPGLVEGSTKRKRILSPEELEDRRKRRQEAAANRKRLMEEKKRKKEEEEHKKKMAWWESNSYHSFCLPSKDSEPEDLEDGEDESPVHLDYEDPGSTSINYVSGDVTHPQAGAEDAVIVHCMILAAGAEVVYSQLWKHDLLSQEKYMSWLGK; encoded by the exons ggATTCATCTACACTCTTACCAGCTTGAGGGAGTCAACTGGCTAGCTCAGCGCTTCCATTGTCAGAATGGCTGCATCTTGGGAGACGAGATGGGCCTGGGGAAGACCTGCCAG GCAATTGCTCTCTTCATTTACTTGGCAGGAAGACTGAATGATGAAGGGCCATTCCTGATTCTTTGTCCCTTGTCTGTTTTAAGCAACtggaaagaagagatggaaag ATTTGCTCCAGGTCTTTCCTGTGTCACATATGCAGGTGACAAGGAGGAGAGAGCCCACCTACAGCAAGACCTGAAACAGGAGGCTTGTTTTCATGTACTGCTAACTACCTATGAG ATTTGCTTGAAAGATGCATCATTTCTAAAATC CTTCCCTTGGAGTGTTCTTGTTGTAGATGAAGCTCACAGATTGAAAAACCAAGGCTCCTTGCTGCATAAGACACTTTCAGAG tTCTCAGTAGTCTTCAGTCTCCTGTTGACCGGAACTCCCATCCAGAACAGCCTCCAAGAGCTCTACTCTCTCCTGAGTTTTGTGGAGCCTGATCTCTTTTCCAAGGAGCAGGTGGAAGATTTTGTTCAGCGTTACCAGGATATTGAGAAAGAGTCTGAGTCAG CAAGTGAACTACACCAGCTCTTGCAGCCATTTCTGCTGAGGCGAGTGAAAGCTGAGGTAGCTACAGAGCTTCCCAAGAAGACGGAAGTAGTGATATACCATGGCATGTCAGCATTGCAGAAGAAATATTACAAGGCCATTTTGATGAAAGACCTAG atgcaTTTGAAAATGAGACAGCAAAGAAAGTTAAACTTCAGAATGTCTTGTCTCAGCTTCGAAAGTGTGTGGATCACCCTTACTTGTTTGATG GTGTGGAACCAGAGCCTTTTGAAATTGGAGACCACCTGATTGAGGCCAGCGGGAAACTTCACCTGCTGGATAAGCTGCTGGCATTCCTGTATTCCAG gaGCCATCGAGTTCTACTTTTCTCCCAAATGACCCAGATGTTGGATATTCTCCAAGACTATATGGATTATAGAG gcTACAGCTATGAGCGTGTGGATGGTTCtgtgagaggagaagagagacaccTGGCCATTAAGAACTTTGGACAGaagcccatttttatttttctcctcagtaCTAGGGCAG GTGGAGTTGGCATGAACTTAACGGCAGCAGATACCGTTATTTTTGTTGACAGTGATTTCAATCCTCAGAATGACTTGCAAGCAGCTGCCAGGGCTCACCGAATTGGCCAGAACAA GTCTGTGAAAGTCATTCGGCTGATTGGCCGAGACACCGTGGAAGAAATAGTCTGCAGGAAAGCAGCCTCAAAACTGCAGCTCACCAACACGATCATAGAAGGAGGCCATTTCACTCTGGGTGCCCAGAAACCCGCAGCTGACGCGGACCTGCAG TTGAGTGAGATACTCAAATTTGGTTTGGATAAACTGCTGTCCTCTGAGGGGAGCACCATGGATGATATAGACCTGGAGTCTATCCTGGGAGAAACAAAAGATGGTCAGTGGGTCTCTGATGCCTTGCCTACAGcagaagaaggaagcagagaacaaGAGGAAGGAA AAAACCATATGTACTTATTTGAAGGTAAAGATTATTCTAAGGAGCCTAGTAAAGAAGATAGACAATCATTTAAGCAACTGGTAACTCTTCAGAAAACCCTTCTGGAGGAAACTAGTCAAGAGGGCCGGTTACTCCGAAATAAAGGCAGT GTTCTCATCCCAGGCCTTGTGGAGGGCTCTACCAAGAGGAAGCGAATTCTGAGCCCAGAAGAGCTGgaggacaggaggaagagaagacaagaagCAGCAGCCAACAGAAAGAGACtaatggaggagaagaaaaggaaaaaggaagaagaggaacatAAGAAAAA GATGGCCTGGTGGGAGTCCAACAGTTACCACTCCTTCTGCCTGCCTTCCAAGGATAGCGAACCAGAGGACCTAGAGGATGGGGAAGATGAGAGCCCTGTCCATCTGGATTATGAAGACCCAGGCTCGACCTCCATCAACTATGTTAGTGGTGACGTCACCCACCCACAGGCTGGGGCAGAGGATGCTGTCATCGTGCACTGC atgATTCTGGCCGCTGGGGCCGAGGTGGTTTATTCACAGCTCTGGAAACACGATCTGCTGAGCCAAGAAAAATATATGAGCTGGCTGGGAAAATGA